A genomic window from Chrysoperla carnea chromosome 3, inChrCarn1.1, whole genome shotgun sequence includes:
- the LOC123295462 gene encoding N-acetylgalactosaminyltransferase 7, which yields MLLITRRSKLLRIIAVICIILPLLYLLFVRHERKRLSNYQAAEYNQQWVKPFLSDGPGNYEPQDLKPRIGPGENGQKHILRSDQKNAAQDSESEFGMNIACSDEISLDRSIVDTRDPECKRWNYPTKLPSTSVIIVFHNEGWSVLLRTVHSVLNRSPEHSLTEVLLVDDFSDKPHLGKKLEDYIESLDSRVRLIRNKQREGLIRTRSRGAQEAKGEIIVFLDAHCEVNLNWLPPLLAPIMRDRRTMTVPIIDGIDHNNFEYRPVYTYGHYFRGIFEWGMLYKENELGYKELSKQEYPTEPYKSPTHAGGLFAIDRNYFLEIGAYDPGLLVWGGENFELSFKIWQCGGSIEWVPCSRVGHVYRGFMPYNFGKLAKKKKGPLITINYKRVIETWFDDKYKQYFYTREPLAQFLDMGDISEQLALKEKLQCKSFDWFMKEVAYDVFDKFPELPPNLHWGELRSAANDRCFDTSGNGPPALMSLHYCHGLGNNQLIRLNEKGQLGVGERCIEADNQGIKLAFCRLGTVDGPWDYDEINKTLYHRVYQKCIALHPQTGHLSLMPCDNNNTYQQWIFKQIRPNYR from the coding sequence ATGTTGTTAATTACACGTCGATcgaaattattaagaattattgCAGTGATATGTATTATTCTACCcttattatacttattatttgTTCGACATGAAAGAAAACGTTTGAGTAACTATCAAGCAGCCGAGTACAATCAACAATGGGTAAAACCATTTTTAAGTGATGGTCCAGGTAATTACGAACCACAAGATTTAAAACCACGGATTGGTCCTGGTGAAAACGGACAAAAACATATCCTTCGATCCGATCAAAAAAATGCAGCCCAAGATTCTGAATCAGAATTTGGTATGAATATTGCTTGTTCTGATGAAATTTCGTTAGATCGATCTATAGTGGATACACGTGATCCAGAATGCAAACGATGGAATTATCCAACAAAATTACCATCAACAAGTGTGATAATAGTTTTCCATAATGAAGGATGGTCAGTGTTGTTAAGAACCGTGCATTCGGTTTTAAATCGATCTCCAGAACATTCGTTGACTGAAGTGCTACTTGTGGACGATTTTAGTGATAAACCACATTTGGGGAAAAAATTAGAAGATTATATTGAGAGTTTAGATAGTCGAGTGcgtttaataagaaataaacaacGTGAAGGTTTAATTCGAACAAGATCCCGTGGTGCACAAGAAGCGAAAGgtgaaattattgtatttttggaTGCACATTGTGAAGTGAACTTAAATTGGTTACCCCCACTATTAGCTCCAATTATGCGGGATCGTAGAACTATGACTGTACCTATAATTGATGGAATTGACCATAACAACTTTGAGTATCGACCAGTCTATACGTATGGGCACTATTTTCGTGGTATATTCGAATGGGGTATGTTATACAAAGAAAATGAACTTGGTTACAAGGAATTATCAAAACAAGAATATCCAACGGAACCATATAAAAGTCCTACTCATGCAGGAGGATTATTCGCAATCGATCGTAACTACTTTTTAGAAATTGGTGCATACGATCCAGGACTATTAGTATGGGGTGGAGAAAACTTTGAATTAAGTTTCAAAATATGGCAATGTGGTGGAAGCATTGAATGGGTACCATGTTCCCGTGTGGGCCATGTTTATCGAGGATTTATGCCGTACAACTTTGGTAAATTGGCGAAAAAGAAGAAGGGTCCTTTGATTACTATTAATTATAAGCGAGTAATTGAAACATGGTTTGATGATAAGTATAAACAATATTTCTACACTCGGGAACCTTTAGCTCAATTTTTGGATATGGGCGACATTTCCGAACAATTGGCacttaaagaaaaattacagTGTAAGAGTTTTGATTGGTTTATGAAGGAAGTTGCTTACGATGTATTTGATAAGTTCCCTGAACTTCCTCCGAATCTCCATTGGGGTGAACTACGTTCGGCCGCAAATGATCGGTGTTTCGATACAAGTGGAAATGGTCCACCAGCTCTAATGTCTTTGCATTATTGTCATGGATTAGGTAACAATCAATTGATACGTTTAAATGAAAAAGGTCAATTGGGAGTGGGTGAACGATGCATTGAAGCAGATAATCAAGGTATTAAATTAGCATTCTGTCGATTGGGTACGGTGGACGGACCTTGGGATTatgatgaaattaataaaaccttATATCATCGagtttatcaaaaatgtataGCGCTACATCCGCAAACGGGACATTTATCGTTAATGCCTTGCGATAACAATAACACGTATCAACAATGGATTTTCAAACAAATCAGACCCAACTatagatga
- the LOC123295473 gene encoding diphosphomevalonate decarboxylase isoform X3 codes for MEIVTCIAPINIAVIKYWGKKCEEKIIPVNDSLSATLALEQMCAKTTIMASPNFKENKIWLNGKEESFENYRLQNCLTEIRNRVRNEENDSKQILSWKIHICSENNFPTAAGLASSAAGYACLVYSLSQLYSIRGDISTIARQGSGSACRSTLGGWVRWHAGVKDDGSDSIAKEVAPADHWPEMRILVLVVNETQKKCPSSIGMKNSVLTSQLLKYRAEKCVPERIQQMSQAILEKDFTTFAKLTIQDSNQFHAVCLDTNPPCFYMNDTSRDIVELVHCFNEVSGSLKVAYTFDAGPNACLYLLEETVPIFLSVLNKIFPPNDNDIDYVKGIPIDIPSSEFIKSIPIKPKTNGLLKYIIYTKVGDGPRLLNDPNEHLLDENGLPK; via the exons atggAGATTGTTACGTGTATAGCCCCAATTAATATTGCtgtgataaaatatt GGGGTAAAAAATGTGAAGAGAAAATAATTCCTGTAAATGATTCGTTAAGTGCCACATTGGCACTCGAACAG atGTGTGCCAAAACTACAATTATGGCAAGtccaaattttaaagaaaataaaatttggttaaatGGTAAAGAAGAAAGTTTTGAGAATTATCGCTTACAAAATTGCTTGACGGAAA TCCGAAATCGTGTACGCAACGAAGAAAACGattcgaaacaaattttgtcatggaaaATTCATATTTGTTCTGAGAATAATTTTCCAACTGCAGCTGGTTTGGCTTCATCGGCAGCTGGTTACGCTTGTTtag tgTACTCACTATCACAATTATACTCAATCCGAGGTGATATTTCGACAATTGCTCGACAGGGTTCTGGCAGTGCTTGCCGCAGTACTTTAGGTGGTTGGGTACGTTGGCATGCTGGTGTAAAAGATGACGGTAGTGATTCAATTGCTAAAGAAGTTGCACCAGCAGATCATTGGCCAGAAATGAGAATTTTAGTTTTAGTCGTAAATGAGACACAGAAAAAATGTCCATCTAGTATTGGAAtgaaaaatagtgttttaacGTCTCAACTACTGAAGTATCGTGCTGAAAAGTGTGTACCTGAACGTATACAACAAATGAGCCAG GCAATTTTGGAAAAAGATTTTACAACTTTTGCAAAATTAACGATACAAGACTCAAATCAATTCCATGCTGTTTGTTTGGATACAAATCCGCCATGTTTTTATATGAATGACACATCCAGGGATATTGTGGAGCTGGTACATTGTTTTAACGAAGTTTCTGGATCGCTAAAG gTAGCGTATACATTCGATGCAGGCCCAAACGCATGTTTATATCTTTTAGAAGAAACCGTGCCAATATTCTTatcagtattaaataaaatatttccacccAACGATAATGATATCGACTATGTAAAAGGAATCCCAATCGACATCCCGTCTTCC gagtttataaaatcaattccaATAAAACCCAAGACAAATGgtttattaaagtatattatttatactaaagTAGGCGATGGACCTCGATTATTAAATGATCCAAACGAACATTTACTTGATGAAAATGGTCTTCCAAAGTaa
- the LOC123295473 gene encoding diphosphomevalonate decarboxylase isoform X2: protein MEIVTCIAPINIAVIKYWGKKCEEKIIPVNDSLSATLALEQMCAKTTIMASPNFKENKIWLNGKEESFENYRLQNCLTEIRNRVRNEENDSKQILSWKIHICSENNFPTAAGLASSAAGYACLVYSLSQLYSIRGDISTIARQGSGSACRSTLGGWVRWHAGVKDDGSDSIAKEVAPADHWPEMRILVLVVNETQKKCPSSIGMKNSVLTSQLLKYRAEKCVPERIQQMSQAILEKDFTTFAKLTIQDSNQFHAVCLDTNPPCFYMNDTSRDIVELVHCFNEVSGSLKVAYTFDAGPNACLYLLEETVPIFLSVLNKIFPPNDNDIDYVKGIPIDIPSSVPEFIKSIPIKPKTNGLLKYIIYTKVGDGPRLLNDPNEHLLDENGLPK, encoded by the exons atggAGATTGTTACGTGTATAGCCCCAATTAATATTGCtgtgataaaatatt GGGGTAAAAAATGTGAAGAGAAAATAATTCCTGTAAATGATTCGTTAAGTGCCACATTGGCACTCGAACAG atGTGTGCCAAAACTACAATTATGGCAAGtccaaattttaaagaaaataaaatttggttaaatGGTAAAGAAGAAAGTTTTGAGAATTATCGCTTACAAAATTGCTTGACGGAAA TCCGAAATCGTGTACGCAACGAAGAAAACGattcgaaacaaattttgtcatggaaaATTCATATTTGTTCTGAGAATAATTTTCCAACTGCAGCTGGTTTGGCTTCATCGGCAGCTGGTTACGCTTGTTtag tgTACTCACTATCACAATTATACTCAATCCGAGGTGATATTTCGACAATTGCTCGACAGGGTTCTGGCAGTGCTTGCCGCAGTACTTTAGGTGGTTGGGTACGTTGGCATGCTGGTGTAAAAGATGACGGTAGTGATTCAATTGCTAAAGAAGTTGCACCAGCAGATCATTGGCCAGAAATGAGAATTTTAGTTTTAGTCGTAAATGAGACACAGAAAAAATGTCCATCTAGTATTGGAAtgaaaaatagtgttttaacGTCTCAACTACTGAAGTATCGTGCTGAAAAGTGTGTACCTGAACGTATACAACAAATGAGCCAG GCAATTTTGGAAAAAGATTTTACAACTTTTGCAAAATTAACGATACAAGACTCAAATCAATTCCATGCTGTTTGTTTGGATACAAATCCGCCATGTTTTTATATGAATGACACATCCAGGGATATTGTGGAGCTGGTACATTGTTTTAACGAAGTTTCTGGATCGCTAAAG gTAGCGTATACATTCGATGCAGGCCCAAACGCATGTTTATATCTTTTAGAAGAAACCGTGCCAATATTCTTatcagtattaaataaaatatttccacccAACGATAATGATATCGACTATGTAAAAGGAATCCCAATCGACATCCCGTCTTCCGTACCAGAG tttataaaatcaattccaATAAAACCCAAGACAAATGgtttattaaagtatattatttatactaaagTAGGCGATGGACCTCGATTATTAAATGATCCAAACGAACATTTACTTGATGAAAATGGTCTTCCAAAGTaa
- the LOC123295473 gene encoding diphosphomevalonate decarboxylase isoform X1 yields MEIVTCIAPINIAVIKYWGKKCEEKIIPVNDSLSATLALEQMCAKTTIMASPNFKENKIWLNGKEESFENYRLQNCLTEIRNRVRNEENDSKQILSWKIHICSENNFPTAAGLASSAAGYACLVYSLSQLYSIRGDISTIARQGSGSACRSTLGGWVRWHAGVKDDGSDSIAKEVAPADHWPEMRILVLVVNETQKKCPSSIGMKNSVLTSQLLKYRAEKCVPERIQQMSQAILEKDFTTFAKLTIQDSNQFHAVCLDTNPPCFYMNDTSRDIVELVHCFNEVSGSLKVAYTFDAGPNACLYLLEETVPIFLSVLNKIFPPNDNDIDYVKGIPIDIPSSVPEEFIKSIPIKPKTNGLLKYIIYTKVGDGPRLLNDPNEHLLDENGLPK; encoded by the exons atggAGATTGTTACGTGTATAGCCCCAATTAATATTGCtgtgataaaatatt GGGGTAAAAAATGTGAAGAGAAAATAATTCCTGTAAATGATTCGTTAAGTGCCACATTGGCACTCGAACAG atGTGTGCCAAAACTACAATTATGGCAAGtccaaattttaaagaaaataaaatttggttaaatGGTAAAGAAGAAAGTTTTGAGAATTATCGCTTACAAAATTGCTTGACGGAAA TCCGAAATCGTGTACGCAACGAAGAAAACGattcgaaacaaattttgtcatggaaaATTCATATTTGTTCTGAGAATAATTTTCCAACTGCAGCTGGTTTGGCTTCATCGGCAGCTGGTTACGCTTGTTtag tgTACTCACTATCACAATTATACTCAATCCGAGGTGATATTTCGACAATTGCTCGACAGGGTTCTGGCAGTGCTTGCCGCAGTACTTTAGGTGGTTGGGTACGTTGGCATGCTGGTGTAAAAGATGACGGTAGTGATTCAATTGCTAAAGAAGTTGCACCAGCAGATCATTGGCCAGAAATGAGAATTTTAGTTTTAGTCGTAAATGAGACACAGAAAAAATGTCCATCTAGTATTGGAAtgaaaaatagtgttttaacGTCTCAACTACTGAAGTATCGTGCTGAAAAGTGTGTACCTGAACGTATACAACAAATGAGCCAG GCAATTTTGGAAAAAGATTTTACAACTTTTGCAAAATTAACGATACAAGACTCAAATCAATTCCATGCTGTTTGTTTGGATACAAATCCGCCATGTTTTTATATGAATGACACATCCAGGGATATTGTGGAGCTGGTACATTGTTTTAACGAAGTTTCTGGATCGCTAAAG gTAGCGTATACATTCGATGCAGGCCCAAACGCATGTTTATATCTTTTAGAAGAAACCGTGCCAATATTCTTatcagtattaaataaaatatttccacccAACGATAATGATATCGACTATGTAAAAGGAATCCCAATCGACATCCCGTCTTCCGTACCAGAG gagtttataaaatcaattccaATAAAACCCAAGACAAATGgtttattaaagtatattatttatactaaagTAGGCGATGGACCTCGATTATTAAATGATCCAAACGAACATTTACTTGATGAAAATGGTCTTCCAAAGTaa
- the LOC123295473 gene encoding diphosphomevalonate decarboxylase isoform X4: MEIVTCIAPINIAVIKYWGKKCEEKIIPVNDSLSATLALEQMCAKTTIMASPNFKENKIWLNGKEESFENYRLQNCLTEIRNRVRNEENDSKQILSWKIHICSENNFPTAAGLASSAAGYACLVYSLSQLYSIRGDISTIARQGSGSACRSTLGGWVRWHAGVKDDGSDSIAKEVAPADHWPEMRILVLVVNETQKKCPSSIGMKNSVLTSQLLKYRAEKCVPERIQQMSQAILEKDFTTFAKLTIQDSNQFHAVCLDTNPPCFYMNDTSRDIVELVHCFNEVSGSLKVAYTFDAGPNACLYLLEETVPIFLSVLNKIFPPNDNDIDYVKGIPIDIPSSFIKSIPIKPKTNGLLKYIIYTKVGDGPRLLNDPNEHLLDENGLPK; encoded by the exons atggAGATTGTTACGTGTATAGCCCCAATTAATATTGCtgtgataaaatatt GGGGTAAAAAATGTGAAGAGAAAATAATTCCTGTAAATGATTCGTTAAGTGCCACATTGGCACTCGAACAG atGTGTGCCAAAACTACAATTATGGCAAGtccaaattttaaagaaaataaaatttggttaaatGGTAAAGAAGAAAGTTTTGAGAATTATCGCTTACAAAATTGCTTGACGGAAA TCCGAAATCGTGTACGCAACGAAGAAAACGattcgaaacaaattttgtcatggaaaATTCATATTTGTTCTGAGAATAATTTTCCAACTGCAGCTGGTTTGGCTTCATCGGCAGCTGGTTACGCTTGTTtag tgTACTCACTATCACAATTATACTCAATCCGAGGTGATATTTCGACAATTGCTCGACAGGGTTCTGGCAGTGCTTGCCGCAGTACTTTAGGTGGTTGGGTACGTTGGCATGCTGGTGTAAAAGATGACGGTAGTGATTCAATTGCTAAAGAAGTTGCACCAGCAGATCATTGGCCAGAAATGAGAATTTTAGTTTTAGTCGTAAATGAGACACAGAAAAAATGTCCATCTAGTATTGGAAtgaaaaatagtgttttaacGTCTCAACTACTGAAGTATCGTGCTGAAAAGTGTGTACCTGAACGTATACAACAAATGAGCCAG GCAATTTTGGAAAAAGATTTTACAACTTTTGCAAAATTAACGATACAAGACTCAAATCAATTCCATGCTGTTTGTTTGGATACAAATCCGCCATGTTTTTATATGAATGACACATCCAGGGATATTGTGGAGCTGGTACATTGTTTTAACGAAGTTTCTGGATCGCTAAAG gTAGCGTATACATTCGATGCAGGCCCAAACGCATGTTTATATCTTTTAGAAGAAACCGTGCCAATATTCTTatcagtattaaataaaatatttccacccAACGATAATGATATCGACTATGTAAAAGGAATCCCAATCGACATCCCGTCTTCC tttataaaatcaattccaATAAAACCCAAGACAAATGgtttattaaagtatattatttatactaaagTAGGCGATGGACCTCGATTATTAAATGATCCAAACGAACATTTACTTGATGAAAATGGTCTTCCAAAGTaa